A stretch of the Aggregatibacter sp. HMT-949 genome encodes the following:
- a CDS encoding c-type lysozyme inhibitor: protein MKIKQTFLAVAGMVLLASVNVQAAQLNRDIGRYVYTCDDNKTLEVVYVNSGKQSYAIINQMDEMVPLKQVKSASGAIYKALSSNYTYELLTKGDTATLVEGDDKPILSNCRL from the coding sequence ATGAAAATCAAGCAAACTTTTTTAGCTGTCGCCGGTATGGTTTTATTGGCTTCGGTAAATGTACAAGCAGCGCAGTTGAACAGAGATATTGGGCGTTATGTTTATACTTGTGACGATAACAAAACGTTGGAAGTGGTTTATGTCAATTCAGGTAAGCAATCTTACGCGATTATTAATCAAATGGATGAAATGGTGCCGTTAAAACAAGTGAAATCCGCTTCCGGCGCGATTTATAAGGCGTTAAGCAGTAATTACACTTATGAACTATTAACTAAAGGCGATACGGCAACATTAGTTGAAGGCGATGACAAACCGATACTATCAAATTGTCGGTTATAA
- the fadR gene encoding fatty acid metabolism transcriptional regulator FadR, whose protein sequence is MESTILKAQSPAALAEEYIVKSIWDNVFPAGTHLPSERDLADKIGVTRTTLREVLQRLARDGWLTIQHGKPTKINNIWDTASPSIIETLITLDQNSAPLIIDNMLSLRSKMSESYIYEAVKNSPQQSAMLFHDLNELKNTAKDYTEFDYRLFRQFTVVANKPFYRLIFNSLQGVYQRIGLLFFKEQKHRELARQFYLEMQQICQTGNANAVVECIRKHNARSATYWHSILERLPQNLSD, encoded by the coding sequence ATGGAAAGTACCATTTTAAAAGCACAAAGTCCTGCCGCACTGGCCGAAGAATATATCGTTAAAAGTATTTGGGATAATGTGTTTCCGGCAGGTACTCATTTACCTTCCGAGCGTGATCTTGCCGATAAAATCGGAGTGACTCGAACCACCTTGCGTGAAGTATTACAGCGTTTAGCACGCGATGGTTGGTTGACGATTCAACACGGCAAACCGACAAAAATAAATAATATTTGGGATACCGCAAGCCCGAGTATTATTGAAACCTTAATTACGCTCGATCAAAATTCCGCACCGCTGATTATTGACAATATGTTGTCGTTACGCAGCAAAATGTCGGAATCCTATATTTATGAAGCAGTGAAAAATTCACCTCAGCAATCTGCAATGTTATTTCATGATTTAAATGAACTGAAAAATACGGCGAAAGATTACACCGAATTTGATTATCGTCTGTTTCGCCAATTTACCGTGGTCGCCAATAAACCCTTTTACCGCTTAATTTTCAATAGCCTGCAAGGCGTTTATCAACGTATCGGTTTATTATTTTTCAAAGAGCAAAAACACCGCGAATTAGCCAGACAATTCTATCTGGAAATGCAACAAATCTGTCAAACAGGCAACGCCAATGCGGTGGTGGAATGCATTCGTAAACATAATGCGCGTTCGGCAACCTATTGGCATTCGATTCTAGAACGTTTACCGCAAAATCTTTCCGATTAA
- the purD gene encoding phosphoribosylamine--glycine ligase: MNILIIGNGGREHALAWKAAQSPLATKVFVAPGNAGTALESNVENVNISATDIPALVKFAQEHQIGLTIVGPEAPLVIGVVDAFRAAGLKIFGPTQAAAQLEGSKAFTKDFLARHQIPTAEYQNFTEVEPALAYLREKGAPIVVKADGLAAGKGVIVAMTLQEAEDAVRDMLSGNAFGEAGSRVVIEEFLDGEEASFIVMVDGKNVEPMATSQDHKRVGEKDTGLNTGGMGAYSPAPVVTPEIHDRIMREVIYPTVNGMAQEGNVYTGFLYAGLMIMPNGQPKVIEFNCRFGDPETQPIMLRLESDLVELCLKACDGKLDEVKSQWNPNASLGIVLAAEGYPGDYRKGDEITGLPQSAVESEKVFLAGVAAKDGKLLTNGGRVLCVTALGESVFRAQQKALKLAEQIHWNGRFYRRDIGYRAVAREQKK; this comes from the coding sequence ATGAACATCCTCATCATCGGAAACGGCGGTCGTGAACACGCCCTTGCTTGGAAAGCAGCTCAATCTCCTCTTGCGACGAAAGTTTTTGTTGCGCCGGGTAATGCCGGAACCGCATTGGAGAGTAACGTGGAAAACGTCAATATCTCCGCCACCGATATTCCTGCTTTGGTGAAATTTGCTCAAGAACATCAAATCGGTTTAACCATCGTGGGGCCTGAAGCACCGCTTGTGATTGGCGTGGTGGATGCCTTCCGTGCGGCTGGGCTGAAAATCTTTGGACCGACTCAAGCGGCTGCGCAGTTAGAAGGTTCCAAAGCCTTTACCAAAGATTTCTTGGCGCGTCATCAGATCCCAACGGCGGAATATCAAAACTTCACCGAAGTAGAGCCGGCATTGGCTTATTTACGCGAGAAAGGCGCGCCGATTGTGGTGAAAGCGGATGGTTTGGCAGCGGGCAAAGGCGTGATTGTGGCGATGACGTTGCAAGAAGCGGAAGATGCCGTGCGCGATATGCTTTCCGGCAATGCCTTTGGTGAAGCGGGCAGTCGCGTGGTGATTGAAGAATTTTTAGACGGCGAAGAAGCCAGTTTCATTGTGATGGTGGACGGCAAAAACGTGGAGCCGATGGCGACCAGCCAAGACCATAAACGCGTCGGCGAAAAGGATACCGGTTTGAACACCGGCGGTATGGGAGCGTATTCGCCTGCTCCGGTCGTTACGCCTGAAATCCACGATCGCATTATGCGCGAAGTGATTTACCCGACCGTGAACGGCATGGCGCAAGAAGGCAATGTGTACACCGGTTTCTTATATGCCGGCTTGATGATTATGCCGAATGGTCAGCCGAAAGTGATTGAATTTAACTGCCGTTTTGGTGATCCGGAAACCCAGCCAATTATGTTGCGTTTGGAGTCCGATCTTGTGGAACTTTGCCTCAAAGCCTGTGATGGCAAATTGGATGAAGTGAAATCGCAATGGAATCCGAACGCGTCCTTAGGTATTGTGTTGGCGGCAGAAGGCTATCCGGGTGATTATCGCAAAGGTGACGAAATTACAGGGCTTCCACAAAGTGCGGTTGAAAGTGAAAAAGTTTTCTTAGCTGGCGTGGCAGCCAAAGACGGCAAATTGCTCACCAACGGTGGGCGTGTGTTATGTGTTACCGCATTAGGCGAGAGCGTATTTAGAGCGCAACAAAAAGCCTTAAAACTTGCCGAACAAATTCATTGGAACGGACGTTTTTATCGCCGAGACATCGGTTATCGTGCGGTGGCGCGTGAGCAGAAAAAATAA
- a CDS encoding ABC transporter permease, which yields MNLIGFLTLAMKESKRVIRIWKQTLVPPVITTTLYFLIFGQLIGARIGDMQGVSYMRFIAPGLMMMTAISASYVNTVSSFFLSKFNKTYEELLVSPLSSHNIICGYITGSVLRGVLSATLVTLVTLFFITLNVHSWWMIFSTLFLTTMTFSLGGLINAIFAKNFDDVGLIPTFVLTPLTYLGGVFYSISLLPDFWQSVSKFNPIVYMISGFRYGFLGISDVPIYCSFLVLGSLVIGLYWLAYVLIEKGVGLRA from the coding sequence ATGAATTTAATCGGATTCCTCACGTTGGCAATGAAAGAATCCAAACGCGTGATTCGCATTTGGAAGCAAACTCTGGTGCCACCTGTGATCACTACTACACTTTACTTCTTGATTTTCGGGCAACTTATCGGTGCTCGTATCGGCGATATGCAGGGCGTAAGCTATATGCGGTTTATCGCGCCAGGATTAATGATGATGACGGCGATCAGCGCATCTTACGTCAACACCGTATCATCTTTTTTCTTGAGTAAATTCAATAAGACTTATGAGGAATTATTAGTATCGCCGCTTTCAAGCCATAACATCATTTGCGGCTATATCACCGGCAGCGTCTTACGGGGCGTATTGTCCGCCACTTTAGTGACATTGGTAACGCTATTTTTCATTACATTGAACGTTCATTCTTGGTGGATGATCTTTAGTACGTTGTTTCTCACCACAATGACTTTTTCGCTTGGCGGATTAATTAACGCAATTTTTGCAAAAAACTTCGATGATGTGGGGCTTATCCCGACTTTCGTACTCACTCCGCTCACTTATTTAGGCGGCGTGTTTTATTCGATTTCACTATTGCCGGATTTTTGGCAGTCGGTATCGAAATTTAACCCAATTGTTTATATGATTAGCGGCTTTCGTTACGGCTTTTTAGGTATCAGCGACGTGCCGATTTACTGTTCGTTTCTCGTCTTAGGTTCATTGGTGATCGGCTTATATTGGCTCGCTTACGTCTTAATCGAAAAAGGCGTCGGCTTACGCGCCTAA
- the purH gene encoding bifunctional phosphoribosylaminoimidazolecarboxamide formyltransferase/IMP cyclohydrolase, which translates to MTDRPIRQALLSVSDKTGIVEFAQGLVTRGVKLLSTGGTAKLLEQNGLPVTEVSDYTGFPEMMDGRVKTLHPKVHGGILGRRGTDDEVMKQHRIEGIDMVVVNLYPFAATVAKPNCTLEDAVENIDIGGPTMVRSAAKNHKDVAIVVNNNDFNTILAEMDQHQNSLTLETRFDLAIKAFEHTAQYDSMIANYFGQLVKPYHVAAEEDVDAKCGQFPRTLNLNFVRKQTMRYGENSHQNAAFYVDLNVKEASVATATQLQGKALSYNNIADTDAALECVKEFDEPACVIVKHANPCGVALGKDILEAYNRAYQTDPTSAFGGIIAFNRELDEATANEIVERQFVEVIIAPKVSAAAVEVVKRKKNVRLLECGEWHGRTERLDFKRVNGGLLVQDADLGMVGLDDLKVVSKRQPTEQELKDLLFCWKVAKFVKSNAIVYAKNSQTIGIGAGQMSRVYSAKIAGIKAQDEGLDVAGCVMASDAFFPFRDGIDAAAKVGIQCVIHPGGSMRDQEVIDAADEHGMVMVLTGMRHFRH; encoded by the coding sequence ATGACAGATCGTCCTATTCGTCAGGCTTTATTAAGCGTTTCAGACAAAACCGGTATTGTGGAATTTGCTCAAGGTTTAGTAACGCGTGGCGTGAAATTACTTTCCACCGGCGGCACCGCAAAATTGTTAGAACAAAATGGCTTGCCGGTCACCGAAGTGTCTGATTACACCGGTTTCCCGGAAATGATGGACGGTCGCGTGAAAACTTTACATCCGAAAGTGCATGGCGGCATTTTAGGTCGCCGCGGCACGGACGATGAAGTCATGAAACAGCACCGCATTGAAGGCATTGATATGGTGGTGGTGAATTTATATCCGTTTGCTGCCACGGTAGCAAAACCGAATTGCACCCTTGAAGATGCGGTAGAAAATATCGATATCGGCGGCCCAACTATGGTGCGTTCTGCAGCGAAAAACCATAAAGATGTGGCGATCGTGGTCAATAACAATGATTTCAATACAATTCTTGCGGAAATGGATCAACATCAAAATAGTCTTACTTTGGAAACCCGTTTTGATTTAGCGATTAAAGCTTTTGAACATACGGCACAATACGATTCCATGATCGCGAACTATTTCGGTCAATTAGTGAAACCTTATCATGTCGCGGCGGAAGAAGATGTGGATGCCAAGTGCGGTCAATTCCCACGCACTTTAAACTTGAACTTCGTGCGTAAACAAACCATGCGTTACGGCGAAAATTCCCACCAAAATGCCGCGTTCTATGTGGATTTAAACGTGAAAGAAGCCAGCGTGGCAACCGCAACCCAACTTCAAGGCAAAGCCCTTTCCTATAACAACATTGCCGATACCGATGCGGCGCTAGAATGCGTGAAAGAATTTGACGAGCCGGCGTGCGTGATAGTCAAACACGCCAATCCATGCGGCGTGGCGTTAGGCAAAGATATTCTGGAAGCCTACAACCGCGCTTATCAAACGGATCCGACTTCCGCATTCGGCGGCATTATCGCGTTCAACCGTGAATTAGATGAAGCCACCGCAAACGAAATCGTAGAACGCCAATTTGTAGAAGTGATTATTGCGCCGAAAGTTTCTGCGGCTGCGGTAGAAGTGGTAAAACGCAAGAAAAACGTGCGCTTACTTGAATGCGGCGAATGGCACGGACGCACCGAACGTTTGGATTTCAAACGCGTAAACGGCGGATTATTAGTGCAAGACGCGGATTTAGGCATGGTTGGCTTAGACGATTTAAAAGTGGTCAGCAAACGTCAACCGACCGAACAAGAACTGAAAGATTTATTATTCTGTTGGAAAGTGGCGAAATTTGTGAAATCCAATGCCATTGTTTACGCGAAAAACAGCCAAACCATCGGTATCGGCGCCGGTCAAATGAGCCGTGTTTATTCTGCCAAAATCGCCGGCATTAAAGCACAAGATGAAGGTTTAGACGTGGCAGGTTGCGTGATGGCATCCGACGCCTTCTTCCCATTCCGCGATGGCATTGATGCCGCGGCGAAGGTGGGGATTCAGTGTGTCATCCACCCGGGCGGTTCTATGCGTGATCAGGAAGTGATTGATGCGGCGGATGAGCATGGGATGGTGATGGTGTTGACCGGAATGCGGCATTTCCGTCATTAA
- a CDS encoding class II glutamine amidotransferase, protein MCQLLGMNCNTPTDIVFSFEGFRRRAGLTDCHSDGFGIAFFEGRGVRIFRDNRPASLSPIADCVKQYKIKSLNVIAHIRKATQGAVNIENTHPFIREIWGENWVFAHNGNLKDLPNMSESFCQPIGSTDSEAAFCYMVEFLKSRFKKKPTEMQIFQAIQEVSKELAAHGTFNFILSNGEWMIAHCSTNLHYLVRKAPFGKAHRIDDDGVIDFNDYAKDGDKVTIITTFPLTKDEPWTKMENGGFVFFKEGDKIAEVIGVAKEIIDDGTLGNRKAA, encoded by the coding sequence ATGTGCCAATTGCTCGGTATGAATTGTAATACGCCGACAGATATCGTGTTTTCTTTTGAAGGCTTTCGTCGCCGTGCCGGTTTAACGGATTGTCATTCCGACGGTTTCGGTATCGCTTTTTTTGAAGGTCGTGGCGTGCGGATTTTTCGCGATAATCGTCCTGCTTCACTTTCACCTATCGCCGATTGTGTAAAACAATATAAAATTAAGTCACTCAACGTAATAGCTCATATTCGCAAAGCGACACAAGGCGCAGTCAATATTGAAAATACTCATCCGTTTATCCGTGAAATTTGGGGAGAAAACTGGGTATTTGCACATAATGGTAACTTAAAAGATTTACCGAATATGTCGGAAAGTTTTTGTCAACCGATCGGTTCAACAGATTCCGAGGCTGCATTTTGTTATATGGTGGAATTCTTAAAAAGCCGTTTTAAGAAAAAACCGACGGAAATGCAAATTTTTCAAGCGATTCAAGAAGTGAGTAAAGAACTTGCTGCTCATGGTACGTTTAATTTCATTTTGTCTAACGGCGAATGGATGATTGCTCACTGTTCTACTAATTTGCACTATCTGGTACGCAAAGCCCCTTTCGGTAAGGCTCACCGCATTGACGACGACGGCGTGATCGATTTCAATGATTATGCTAAAGATGGCGACAAAGTCACTATCATCACCACCTTTCCACTCACCAAAGACGAACCTTGGACAAAAATGGAAAATGGCGGTTTTGTATTCTTTAAAGAGGGCGATAAAATCGCAGAAGTGATTGGCGTCGCGAAAGAAATAATTGATGACGGTACCCTTGGCAATCGCAAGGCAGCTTAG
- a CDS encoding DUF1294 domain-containing protein — translation MIYFLVLITWLVAVNITAYFLMRKDKIRAVRHGWRVPENTFFLFCLSGGFAGVYCGMQRFHHKTKHFAFKLAVVLSGLFWSALLLCGFFYFRH, via the coding sequence ATGATTTATTTCTTGGTGTTGATTACATGGTTAGTGGCGGTGAATATCACCGCTTATTTTTTAATGCGAAAAGACAAAATTCGCGCAGTACGCCATGGCTGGCGTGTTCCTGAAAATACCTTTTTCCTTTTCTGTCTTTCCGGCGGTTTTGCTGGCGTTTATTGTGGTATGCAACGTTTCCATCACAAAACCAAACATTTCGCGTTCAAACTCGCTGTGGTGCTAAGCGGCTTATTTTGGTCGGCCTTGTTGCTTTGTGGGTTCTTCTACTTTCGCCATTGA
- a CDS encoding YqgE/AlgH family protein produces the protein MMDLQGQFLIAMPHLDDYFHRTVVFICEHNEQGSMGIVINQPTDLSIAELYSKLNFMMKNDRTFDDAMVVAGGPMHMERGFIVHKKTANDFQHSYKITDELSLTTSADVVDTFGSLQAPEKYLVALGCSSWGAGQLEQEIMDNTWLVVPSDESILFDAPYEERYLAASRLLGINSHNFACAQVGHS, from the coding sequence ATGATGGATTTACAAGGACAATTTCTTATCGCAATGCCGCATTTAGACGATTATTTTCATCGCACTGTAGTTTTTATTTGCGAGCATAATGAGCAAGGTTCAATGGGCATCGTAATTAATCAACCGACGGATTTAAGCATTGCTGAACTGTATTCTAAACTTAATTTTATGATGAAAAACGATCGCACTTTTGATGATGCGATGGTGGTTGCCGGCGGTCCGATGCATATGGAACGCGGTTTTATCGTACATAAGAAAACCGCCAACGATTTTCAGCATAGTTACAAAATCACTGATGAACTTTCGCTGACTACTTCCGCCGATGTAGTAGATACGTTCGGTTCACTGCAGGCGCCAGAAAAATATTTAGTGGCGCTTGGCTGCTCGAGCTGGGGAGCGGGCCAGTTGGAACAAGAAATCATGGATAATACATGGTTAGTAGTACCGTCCGATGAAAGCATTTTGTTCGACGCGCCTTATGAAGAACGCTATCTCGCGGCAAGCCGGTTACTCGGCATTAATTCGCACAATTTTGCCTGTGCGCAAGTGGGACATAGCTGA
- the ruvX gene encoding Holliday junction resolvase RuvX, with product MSTALAFDFGTKSIGCAVGQNITCTAQALPAFKAQDGIPNWNEIEKCLKEWKPKIVVVGLPLNMDGSEQELTLRARKFGNRLNGRFGIKVAFQDERLTTTQARSEIFERSGFRALKKGKVDSISACLILESWFEENGFD from the coding sequence ATGAGCACCGCATTGGCTTTCGATTTCGGCACAAAAAGTATCGGTTGTGCCGTCGGACAAAATATTACTTGCACAGCACAAGCCTTACCTGCATTTAAAGCACAGGACGGTATTCCAAATTGGAACGAAATTGAAAAATGTCTGAAAGAATGGAAACCAAAGATCGTCGTTGTGGGGTTACCGCTTAATATGGATGGCTCGGAACAAGAGCTCACCTTACGCGCTCGCAAATTTGGCAATCGTTTGAACGGGCGTTTCGGCATAAAAGTGGCGTTTCAAGATGAACGCTTGACCACTACTCAAGCCCGTAGCGAAATTTTTGAGCGCAGCGGTTTTCGCGCGTTAAAAAAAGGCAAAGTGGACAGCATTTCCGCGTGTTTGATTTTGGAGAGTTGGTTTGAGGAGAACGGTTTTGATTGA
- the rsmE gene encoding 16S rRNA (uracil(1498)-N(3))-methyltransferase, which yields MRIPRIYHPESLENQIQCRLSDDAANHVGRVLRMSEGEQIELFDGSNHIYPARITEAGKKIVKAEILGREFVDKESNLKIHLGQVISRGDRMEFTVQKSVELGVNVITPLWSERCGVKLETERMDKKIQQWQKIAIAACEQCGRNAVPKIRPIMKLQDWCAENDGALKLNLHPRAQYSIKTLPKIPPEGVRLLIGSEGGLSPQEIAQTERQGFIEILLGKRVLRTETASLAAISALQIYFGDLGE from the coding sequence ATGCGTATACCTCGAATTTATCACCCTGAATCACTTGAAAATCAAATCCAATGCCGACTTTCCGATGACGCTGCAAACCATGTTGGGCGTGTACTGCGTATGAGCGAAGGCGAACAAATTGAGCTTTTTGACGGCAGTAATCACATTTATCCGGCACGCATTACGGAAGCCGGCAAAAAAATTGTGAAAGCAGAAATTTTAGGGCGTGAATTCGTCGACAAAGAATCAAACTTGAAGATCCATTTAGGCCAAGTGATTTCGCGCGGTGATCGAATGGAATTTACCGTTCAGAAATCCGTCGAACTCGGCGTAAATGTGATTACACCGTTGTGGTCAGAACGTTGCGGTGTAAAATTAGAAACCGAACGCATGGATAAAAAAATTCAACAATGGCAAAAAATCGCTATCGCTGCTTGCGAACAATGCGGTCGCAATGCGGTGCCGAAAATACGTCCTATAATGAAATTGCAAGATTGGTGCGCAGAAAATGACGGCGCACTGAAGTTGAATTTACATCCTCGCGCCCAATATTCCATTAAGACCTTGCCGAAAATTCCGCCCGAAGGCGTACGTTTGTTAATCGGATCAGAAGGTGGCTTATCGCCACAAGAAATTGCACAAACAGAACGGCAGGGGTTTATCGAAATATTATTAGGAAAGCGTGTGTTACGCACGGAAACTGCCTCGCTGGCGGCAATCAGTGCATTACAAATTTATTTTGGAGACTTAGGCGAATGA
- a CDS encoding ABC transporter ATP-binding protein, which translates to MHALEIRNLIKTYSAGIQAVKGIDLTVEQGDFYALLGHNGAGKSTIIGIVSSLVNKTSGSVKVFGYDLDTQKARLKQQIGLVPQEFNFNQFEKVIDVLTQQAGFYGVPLKEALQRAEIWLQKLDLWKKRTHLIRELSGGMKRRVMIARALMHDPRLLILDEPTAGVDIELRRSLWNFLRELNAQGTTIILTTHYLEEAENLCRNIGIIRQGKLIENTSMKALLAKLETEVFMLDLQNIAQNTEFHIDNYPYQWLDENTLEVEVKRSQGLTNLFSQLTAQNIEVLSMRNKSNRLEELFLRIAN; encoded by the coding sequence ATGCACGCGCTTGAAATCAGAAATCTCATCAAAACTTATAGTGCCGGTATCCAGGCAGTAAAAGGCATTGATCTTACCGTTGAACAAGGGGATTTTTATGCTTTACTTGGCCACAACGGCGCCGGAAAATCGACCATTATCGGCATCGTCAGCTCATTGGTGAACAAAACCTCCGGTTCGGTGAAAGTGTTCGGCTATGATTTAGACACGCAAAAAGCCCGACTAAAACAACAAATCGGCTTAGTACCGCAAGAGTTTAACTTCAACCAATTTGAAAAAGTCATTGATGTGCTCACTCAACAAGCGGGTTTTTACGGCGTTCCGTTGAAAGAAGCCCTCCAGCGTGCAGAAATATGGTTACAAAAACTCGATTTGTGGAAAAAACGTACCCATCTTATCCGCGAGCTTTCCGGCGGAATGAAACGCCGAGTAATGATCGCCCGCGCATTAATGCATGACCCTAGGTTGTTGATTCTAGACGAACCGACCGCCGGCGTGGATATCGAATTACGCCGATCTTTGTGGAATTTTTTACGTGAACTTAACGCACAAGGCACTACGATCATTTTAACGACCCATTATCTTGAGGAAGCGGAAAATCTCTGCCGCAATATCGGCATTATTCGACAAGGGAAATTAATCGAAAACACCTCAATGAAAGCATTATTGGCAAAGCTGGAAACGGAAGTTTTTATGCTAGATTTGCAAAATATCGCACAAAATACCGAATTTCATATCGACAATTACCCGTACCAATGGCTGGATGAAAACACGCTTGAAGTGGAAGTCAAACGCTCGCAAGGACTCACCAACTTATTCTCGCAACTCACCGCACAAAATATAGAAGTGTTGAGTATGCGAAATAAATCCAATCGTCTGGAAGAACTTTTCCTTAGAATAGCAAATTAA
- the glyA gene encoding serine hydroxymethyltransferase, which translates to MFTKNMTIADYDPVLWQAIQNENRRQEEHIELIASENYASPRVMEAQGSQFTNKYAEGYPGKRYYGGCEYADIVEQLAIDRAKELFGADYVNVQPHSGSQANAAVYMALLNPGDTILGMSLAHGGHLTHGASVSFSGKIYHAEQYGITDEGLIDYDALRKQAHDIKPKMIVGGFSAYSQVVDWKKMREIADEVGAYLFVDMAHVAGLIAAGIYPNPLPHAHVVTTTTHKTLGGPRGGLILSSYGDEEIYKKLNSAVFPAGQGGPLVHIIAAKAVCFKEALEPEYKVYQQNVLKNAKAMVDVFKQRGYKVVSNGTENHLFLVDLVSHGLTGKAADAALGKANITVNKNSVPNDPQKPFITSGIRVGTPSVTRRGFNEQDCRELAGWMCDVLDAIGKENEAQVITATKEKVLAICKRLPVYPQ; encoded by the coding sequence ATGTTTACAAAAAATATGACTATTGCCGATTACGATCCCGTGTTATGGCAAGCCATTCAAAATGAAAATCGTCGTCAGGAAGAACATATTGAATTAATCGCCTCTGAAAACTATGCTAGTCCGCGCGTGATGGAAGCGCAAGGTTCCCAATTCACCAACAAATATGCGGAAGGTTATCCGGGTAAACGTTATTACGGCGGTTGTGAGTACGCAGATATTGTTGAACAGCTTGCCATTGATCGTGCGAAAGAATTATTCGGCGCGGACTATGTGAACGTACAACCGCACTCAGGTTCGCAAGCCAATGCGGCGGTTTATATGGCGTTACTCAACCCAGGCGATACCATTTTAGGCATGAGTTTGGCGCACGGTGGCCATTTGACCCACGGTGCGTCCGTGAGTTTCTCCGGTAAGATTTATCACGCGGAACAATACGGCATTACCGATGAAGGTCTGATTGATTACGATGCATTACGCAAGCAAGCGCACGACATAAAACCGAAAATGATTGTCGGGGGGTTCTCCGCATATTCTCAAGTAGTAGATTGGAAAAAAATGCGTGAAATTGCCGATGAAGTGGGCGCATATTTATTTGTGGATATGGCGCACGTTGCAGGTTTGATCGCTGCCGGGATTTATCCGAACCCATTGCCACATGCTCACGTGGTAACCACGACGACCCACAAAACTTTGGGAGGACCACGTGGCGGCTTGATTCTTTCTTCTTACGGCGATGAAGAAATCTATAAAAAACTTAACAGCGCCGTTTTCCCGGCCGGGCAGGGCGGTCCGTTGGTACATATTATTGCGGCGAAGGCGGTGTGCTTTAAAGAAGCCTTGGAGCCGGAATACAAAGTGTATCAGCAAAACGTGTTAAAAAATGCTAAAGCCATGGTAGACGTATTTAAACAACGCGGTTATAAAGTGGTATCCAACGGCACAGAAAATCACCTGTTCTTAGTGGATTTAGTCAGCCACGGTTTAACCGGTAAAGCCGCCGATGCCGCATTAGGCAAAGCGAATATTACCGTGAACAAAAACTCCGTACCGAACGATCCGCAAAAACCGTTTATTACTTCCGGTATCCGAGTTGGTACACCTTCCGTTACCCGTCGCGGCTTTAACGAGCAAGATTGTCGTGAATTGGCCGGCTGGATGTGCGACGTGTTAGACGCCATCGGCAAAGAAAACGAGGCGCAAGTGATTACGGCAACCAAAGAAAAAGTCTTAGCGATTTGTAAGCGTTTGCCGGTTTACCCGCAATGA